A single genomic interval of Bacillus sp. es.036 harbors:
- the mnhG gene encoding monovalent cation/H(+) antiporter subunit G, which translates to MLSLKEVVISIFMLIGTFFLFSGALGIFRLPDVYTRLHAASKSATLGVAGILIAAFLYFIFEQQMVSGKLILGIIFILMTAPVSGHMISRAAYQKGVPLWEKTTRDDLDKAQQKKASTNKG; encoded by the coding sequence GTGTTATCATTGAAAGAAGTCGTGATTAGCATTTTTATGCTTATCGGTACGTTTTTCCTTTTTTCTGGAGCGCTGGGAATTTTTCGACTTCCTGACGTATACACTCGTCTACACGCCGCTTCAAAAAGTGCTACGCTAGGAGTAGCAGGGATCCTCATCGCTGCATTCCTTTATTTTATTTTCGAACAACAAATGGTGAGCGGTAAACTTATTTTGGGAATTATTTTCATCCTTATGACAGCGCCGGTCTCTGGACATATGATTTCAAGAGCTGCCTATCAAAAAGGAGTCCCTCTATGGGAAAAGACGACGAGAGATGATCTTGATAAAGCGCAACAAAAAAAAGCAAGCACGAACAAGGGTTAA